The segment CCTGACGTCTTTGGTCACAATCATCTTTGCAACAGCGCTGTCGAAGGTTTTGAAATGCGCTGCGGACAGATGAAGATCGAAAGCGGCGCGGTCGGTGTACAGTTCATACAGGAACACTTCACCGGCGCGCAGCGGGTCGGTTGCCACATCGAATTGCTGACACCCTTCTTCCAGCTCCAGCGACTGCCTGGCATTGGCAAGCATCAGCGGCATGAATTCGGGCATCGCTTCCGGCTTGATTTCGAAACTCACGACAACGGCGTACATAAAATTCCCCTAACGAAACAGGTCCACCATCGTCATCGAGACGGCGGGCACATAGGTGACAAGCAACAAAGCACAGAGCGCTGCAATGTAAAGCGGTGCCATGGCGCGCGCGATGGCGAGCACCCCGTCACCGGAAATACGCGCCGCGACATAAAGTGTGGCCCCGACAGGCGGCGTGAACAATCCGACGGCCACGTTGCAGGTCATGATCACGCCCAAATGCACGGGGTCTACACCAAAGGTCTGCGCAGTGGGCAGGAACAACGGTGCCGTCAGCAGAATTGCAGGCACCGGATCAAGCACAAGACCAAGAACCAGCATCACGATGTTGACCAGCAGCAGGAAAACCCACGGGCTGCTCGACAGCTCCTGAACAAACGCCACAAGGATTTGCGGCAATTGTTCCAGCGTGATCATCCAGCCCAGAACCGTTGTCGCGCCGATCACGACCATCACGACAGCGGAGGTGACAAAGGCGTCGATCATCAGGCCCGGCAGGTCGCGCAAACTGAAGTCGCGGTAGATCACGATGGTCACGAATAACCCGTAAACCACGGCAAGGGCGGCAGCTTCGGTAGGTGTGACCCAGCCTGTGAAAATACCGCCGAGAATCAAAACAGGCATGAACAGTGCCGGTGCCGTACCGACAAACGACCGCCACAGCTCGCCTTTGCTGGTGGTCCGCCCGCCGGGATCACAGCCCGTGGACTTGCCGACATAGTAACACACGCCCATAAAAAAGAGGCCAAAGATCACGCCCGGGATCATGCCGGCTAGGAACAGATCGGCAACCGACACGTTGCCGACAAAGCCATAAATCAGCATCGGAATGGAGGGCGGAATAATAATCCCGATGGTGCCCGCAGCAGCGACCAGACCGGCGGCGAAAGGACGGTGGTAGCCCTCTTTCGCCATGTTCTTGATCATCACCGATCCGATTGCCGCAGAGTCGGCGATGGCGGACCCAGATATCCCGCCAAAAATCATCGACGCCCCGACAACGACCATGCCCAGCCCCCCCGGCATGAACCCGAAGGCCGCGCGCGCAAACCCGATGATCCGCAGCCCGACGCCGCCACGCGACATCAACTCACCCGCGACGATGAACAACGGTATGGCAAGGAAATGGTTTGGCTCTACCCCGCCGATAAAGTTCAGATAAACAGCCTGAAGCGGATACCCTGACAGATCGAACACAAAAATCGGCAGGATCGCAGTCAGCAGAATTGCCCAGACCAGCGGGACACCAAGGAAGACGGTAATCAGAAAAACCGCAACAATAAAAAGCAAGATCATAGCGGCGCATCCAAATCAGAATCTGTTTTTGCCCAATCGGCGGGACGACGCAGATCCCCGACAAGATTGAAAACGTGAAACACCAGCGCCAGGGACATCCCCACCGGCAAGGAGGCATAGAGCAACCCGACAGGCCAATAGAGCACAGTGGTTTTCTGCGCCCAGCTGTGACCGGCGATCGAAACGCCGTACCAGATCAACGAACAGAGGAGCGCCAAAATGATAAGATCAATCACCAGCGCCAGTCCGCGCTGTGCGATGCGGGGAACAAGGTTTTCGACAATTTCAGTCACCCGCATGTGCGCGCCGCGCGCCATGGCGGCCGCGGCCCCCAGAAATGTCGTCCACAACAACAAAAAGGCTGTCACCTCAAGTGACCACGCCAGATCGAAACCCGCAGCACCGCGCAGCAAGGCATTTGTGAACACCAGCGTCACAATGCACAGCCCCCCCAGCGCCAGAAAACTGTCGATCAAAGTGCTAAGCATGCGCAATGCGAGCGGATAATGCGGCCTGTAATCCATGACGGCGCCCCTGTGTCCTGAAAGATGGCCGGAGACCTGCCTTGGCCCCCGGATTTGTCGTCAAAGGCAGCCCTTACTTGGACGGCATTTTTTCACGAATAGCAGCAGCATCCGCGAGGATTTTGTCGACTTCCTCGGCTCCATAGACGCCGCGCGCCTTGTCATAGACACTGGCCACCGCATCGCGGAACGGACCGATTTCAGGCACAGAAACTTTCGCGCCGGCTGCCTTCATTTCCTCGATCTGGCTGTCGACAGAGTTTTTCACCAGATCACGGCTGAACGCAGCGGCATCATTGGCAGCTTTTCTCACCGCTTCCTGATCTTCGGGCGAAAACTTGGCCCAGGTCGCTTCGGACACGGTCAGCGGCAGTGGGCTGTAAACATGACGTGTCAGTGTGACGTTTGGTGCCACCTCGTAAAAGCGCAGTGATTTGATTGTATCGACCGGATTTTCCTGACCGTTCACAGTGCCTTGCTGGATGGCAAGGTAGACGTCGGTGATCGGCATGACGACGGTTTGGAACCCGATGGCTTCCATGCTCCAACGGATCATATCGTTGGGATAGACCCGCATTTTCATAGATTGCGCATCGGTAGGCGAAGCCAAGGGGCTGCTGGTGGTAAAGGAGCGGAAACCGGCTTCCCACGTGGACAGCACGCGGAAACCGACGTCGGGGAGCTTATCAAACTCGCCCTGCAACCATGCGGAATTGTCGTACAGCTCCCAACCCTGCTCATAGGTATCCACGAGAAACGGCATCGCGGTCAGGTTCAATGATGCGAGATGCGTCGCGTATGACCCTGTTGCAGAAACGGTAAAGTCAACGCCGCCAAGGATCAGCTGTTCAATCGCTTTTGGATCATTGGCAAGTTGTCCCGCAGGAAAGATGCGGATGTCGTAGCGGCCATCGGTGTATTCCTTGACCTTCTCCGCAAACACCTCTGCGGCGGCCTGACGTGACCCACCGGGGTTATCTGTGTGGCTAAACCTCAAAACGGTTTGTGCGAATGCCCCCGTCCCCATGACGGCGGCGATAGCTGTCGCAGCAGCCAATTTAAACAACGAAACTCTCATAATGTCCTCCCAAAGCATTGTGTTTAGTTATTGCATTTTTTTACGTATGCATTAATTAATCCATTGTCAACGCTCACTTGCAAGTAGGGTGACACACATGAACTGCGCCAGAGGTCTAGGAACGCTATGAAACATCAATTCGATATCGCGGTATTTGAAGGCGACGGCATCGGCCCCGAAATTATGGAGCCTACGGTGAAGATCCTCGCCGAGATGGCGACGGCAGGGGAATACGCCCTTAACTTTAACGTCGTTCCGGCAGGTGCGGCGCATTATGCCGCAACAGGCGAATCCCTGCCCGAATCGTCGATGGA is part of the Sulfitobacter geojensis genome and harbors:
- a CDS encoding TRAP transporter substrate-binding protein, giving the protein MRVSLFKLAAATAIAAVMGTGAFAQTVLRFSHTDNPGGSRQAAAEVFAEKVKEYTDGRYDIRIFPAGQLANDPKAIEQLILGGVDFTVSATGSYATHLASLNLTAMPFLVDTYEQGWELYDNSAWLQGEFDKLPDVGFRVLSTWEAGFRSFTTSSPLASPTDAQSMKMRVYPNDMIRWSMEAIGFQTVVMPITDVYLAIQQGTVNGQENPVDTIKSLRFYEVAPNVTLTRHVYSPLPLTVSEATWAKFSPEDQEAVRKAANDAAAFSRDLVKNSVDSQIEEMKAAGAKVSVPEIGPFRDAVASVYDKARGVYGAEEVDKILADAAAIREKMPSK
- a CDS encoding TRAP transporter small permease — translated: MDYRPHYPLALRMLSTLIDSFLALGGLCIVTLVFTNALLRGAAGFDLAWSLEVTAFLLLWTTFLGAAAAMARGAHMRVTEIVENLVPRIAQRGLALVIDLIILALLCSLIWYGVSIAGHSWAQKTTVLYWPVGLLYASLPVGMSLALVFHVFNLVGDLRRPADWAKTDSDLDAPL
- a CDS encoding putative quinol monooxygenase, translated to MYAVVVSFEIKPEAMPEFMPLMLANARQSLELEEGCQQFDVATDPLRAGEVFLYELYTDRAAFDLHLSAAHFKTFDSAVAKMIVTKDVRTFAEVAQ
- a CDS encoding TRAP transporter large permease; this translates as MILLFIVAVFLITVFLGVPLVWAILLTAILPIFVFDLSGYPLQAVYLNFIGGVEPNHFLAIPLFIVAGELMSRGGVGLRIIGFARAAFGFMPGGLGMVVVGASMIFGGISGSAIADSAAIGSVMIKNMAKEGYHRPFAAGLVAAAGTIGIIIPPSIPMLIYGFVGNVSVADLFLAGMIPGVIFGLFFMGVCYYVGKSTGCDPGGRTTSKGELWRSFVGTAPALFMPVLILGGIFTGWVTPTEAAALAVVYGLFVTIVIYRDFSLRDLPGLMIDAFVTSAVVMVVIGATTVLGWMITLEQLPQILVAFVQELSSSPWVFLLLVNIVMLVLGLVLDPVPAILLTAPLFLPTAQTFGVDPVHLGVIMTCNVAVGLFTPPVGATLYVAARISGDGVLAIARAMAPLYIAALCALLLVTYVPAVSMTMVDLFR